In a genomic window of Corynebacterium coyleae:
- the argS gene encoding arginine--tRNA ligase, which yields MTPAELAITVKAAAERVLADHDLDASVVPDTVTVERPRNPEHGDYATNIALQVAKKAGTNPRELAGWLAEVLAEDPAIAAAEIAGPGFINLRLAADAQGQLVAKVLEEGAAFGNSDIYAGEKVNLEFVSANPTGPIHLGGTRWAAVGDSLGRVLEASGAKVTREYYFNDHGGQIDRFARSLVAAAKGEPTPEDGYGGDYIREIAQAVVEKQPNALEGTDAEVQETFRAAGVEMMFAQIKQSLHDFGVDFDVYFHENSLFESGAVDKAIATLKENGNLYEADNAWWLRSSDFGDDKDRVVIKSDGDAAYIAGDIAYVADKFDRDHTLAIYMLGADHHGYIARLKAAAQALGYNADAVEVLIGQMVNLVRDGQAVKMSKRAGTVITLEDLVDAIGVDGARYSLVRSSVDSSLDIDLDLWTKQSSDNPVYYVQYGHARLCSIERKAKEAGVTLPDVADIDLGLLTHEKEGDLIRTIGEFPAVVRAAAELREPHRIARYTEELASAFHKFYDSCQILPKAGEAPEPIHTARLALAMATRQVIANALGLIGVSAPERM from the coding sequence ATGACGCCAGCAGAACTTGCCATCACCGTAAAAGCCGCCGCAGAGCGCGTGCTTGCAGACCATGATCTCGACGCCTCTGTTGTCCCCGACACCGTGACTGTGGAGCGCCCGCGAAATCCGGAGCACGGCGACTACGCCACCAACATTGCACTGCAAGTGGCGAAGAAGGCGGGCACGAACCCGCGCGAACTCGCAGGCTGGCTTGCAGAGGTCTTGGCAGAGGACCCGGCCATCGCCGCCGCTGAGATCGCAGGGCCCGGCTTTATTAACCTGCGCCTCGCCGCAGACGCCCAGGGCCAGCTGGTAGCCAAGGTGCTCGAGGAGGGTGCCGCGTTTGGCAACTCCGACATCTACGCCGGCGAGAAGGTGAACCTGGAATTCGTCTCGGCGAACCCGACCGGCCCGATTCACCTCGGCGGTACCCGCTGGGCTGCGGTGGGTGACTCGCTGGGCCGCGTGCTCGAAGCCTCTGGTGCGAAGGTGACCCGTGAGTACTACTTCAACGACCATGGCGGCCAGATTGACCGCTTCGCGCGTTCGTTGGTTGCTGCTGCCAAGGGGGAGCCAACCCCGGAGGATGGTTACGGGGGCGATTATATTCGCGAGATCGCTCAGGCGGTCGTCGAAAAGCAGCCCAATGCTCTCGAAGGCACTGATGCTGAAGTGCAGGAGACCTTCCGCGCTGCTGGCGTGGAGATGATGTTCGCGCAGATTAAGCAGTCGCTGCACGATTTCGGCGTGGACTTCGACGTGTACTTCCACGAGAACTCGCTGTTCGAATCGGGTGCGGTGGATAAGGCGATTGCCACCCTGAAGGAAAACGGCAACCTGTATGAGGCTGACAACGCGTGGTGGCTGCGCTCCTCTGACTTTGGCGACGACAAGGATCGTGTGGTGATCAAGTCCGACGGCGACGCGGCATACATCGCCGGCGACATCGCCTACGTTGCGGACAAGTTCGACCGCGACCACACACTTGCCATTTATATGTTGGGTGCGGACCACCACGGCTACATCGCACGTCTGAAGGCTGCGGCGCAGGCGCTGGGCTACAACGCGGACGCCGTCGAAGTGCTCATCGGCCAGATGGTCAACCTAGTGCGCGACGGCCAGGCGGTGAAGATGTCCAAGCGTGCAGGCACCGTGATCACGCTTGAGGATCTTGTCGACGCCATTGGCGTGGATGGCGCGCGCTACTCGCTGGTGCGCTCCTCTGTGGACTCCTCGCTGGATATCGACCTAGATCTGTGGACGAAGCAGTCCTCCGACAACCCCGTCTACTACGTCCAGTACGGCCACGCGCGCCTGTGCTCGATTGAGCGCAAGGCGAAGGAAGCCGGCGTGACGCTGCCCGACGTCGCGGACATCGACTTGGGCCTGCTGACCCACGAGAAGGAAGGCGACCTGATCCGCACGATCGGTGAGTTCCCTGCAGTCGTGCGCGCCGCCGCGGAGCTGCGCGAGCCGCACCGCATTGCCCGCTACACCGAAGAGTTGGCCAGCGCCTTCCACAAGTTCTACGACTCCTGCCAGATCCTGCCGAAGGCCGGCGAGGCGCCGGAGCCGATCCACACGGCACGTCTCGCACTTGCGATGGCGACACGCCAGGTGATTGCAAACGCGCTGGGCCTGATCGGCGTGAGCGCCCCGGAGCGGATGTAA
- the lysA gene encoding diaminopimelate decarboxylase produces MTVFVSTPYSTDEGDFNELPTHVWPRNAKREEDGVVTIAGVPLPEIVAEYGSPVVVVDEDDFRSRCRDMAEAFRAPENVHYASKAFLTRHIAHWVDEEGLALDVASENELRIALAADFPPERITVHGNNKSDEFLRLCVDSRVGHVVIDSHQELAQLEAVAREAGVIQDVFIRVKPGVDAHTHEFIATSHEDQKFGISLATGDALAAAVAAIDSDSLQLTGLHCHVGSQVFDAEGFKLAAERVLGLYAEVWKTCGVALGYLDLGGGYGIAYMSGEQPLDVAAVARDLLASVQDVADELGIAAPTVVVEPGRAIAGPSAVTVYTAGVIKEVDTSFTTSRRYIAVDGGMSDNIRPALYGALYDARVVNRFVDGDNTDTRLVGSHCESGDILVENAKWPNDISSGDLIALAATGAYCYSMASNYNAFGRPAVVSVRGGQITPMVRRETVEDLLAREY; encoded by the coding sequence ATGACTGTTTTCGTATCCACCCCGTACAGCACCGACGAGGGCGACTTCAACGAACTGCCCACACACGTTTGGCCGCGAAACGCCAAGCGTGAAGAAGACGGGGTAGTGACCATCGCTGGTGTGCCACTGCCTGAGATCGTCGCCGAATACGGCAGCCCGGTTGTCGTCGTGGATGAGGACGATTTCCGCTCTCGCTGCCGCGACATGGCGGAAGCATTCCGTGCGCCGGAAAATGTGCACTACGCGTCGAAGGCCTTTTTGACCCGACACATTGCACATTGGGTGGATGAGGAAGGTCTTGCCCTCGATGTGGCGAGTGAAAACGAGCTCCGCATCGCACTTGCAGCCGATTTCCCGCCGGAACGCATCACTGTTCACGGCAACAACAAGTCCGACGAGTTTCTGCGCCTATGCGTGGATTCGCGCGTGGGGCATGTGGTCATCGACTCTCACCAGGAGTTAGCGCAACTGGAAGCTGTCGCCCGCGAGGCCGGTGTCATCCAAGATGTGTTCATCCGAGTGAAGCCCGGCGTGGATGCGCACACGCACGAGTTCATTGCGACGAGCCACGAAGACCAGAAGTTCGGCATTTCCCTGGCCACTGGCGATGCACTTGCTGCGGCCGTGGCAGCAATTGACTCAGATTCGCTGCAGTTGACCGGCCTGCACTGCCACGTCGGCTCCCAGGTCTTCGACGCTGAAGGCTTCAAACTGGCTGCAGAGCGCGTGCTCGGCCTGTACGCAGAAGTGTGGAAGACCTGCGGTGTCGCGCTTGGCTACCTCGATCTTGGCGGCGGCTACGGTATTGCCTACATGTCAGGGGAGCAGCCGCTCGACGTCGCGGCTGTTGCGCGCGACCTGCTTGCGTCCGTGCAGGATGTCGCCGACGAGCTCGGCATCGCCGCGCCGACTGTGGTTGTGGAGCCGGGACGTGCGATTGCTGGTCCTTCTGCGGTGACGGTGTACACCGCGGGTGTGATTAAGGAAGTCGATACCTCGTTCACCACATCTCGTCGCTACATCGCGGTCGATGGTGGCATGAGCGACAACATTCGCCCTGCGCTCTACGGGGCGCTTTACGACGCCCGCGTGGTCAACCGCTTCGTCGACGGTGACAACACCGATACCCGCCTGGTTGGTTCGCACTGTGAATCCGGCGACATTCTCGTAGAGAATGCGAAGTGGCCGAATGATATTTCCTCCGGCGATCTCATTGCGTTGGCTGCGACTGGCGCGTACTGCTACTCCATGGCCTCGAATTACAACGCGTTTGGACGTCCGGCTGTCGTGTCCGTGCGCGGCGGACAGATCACCCCGATGGTGCGCCGCGAGACCGTGGAAGACCTGTTGGCCCGCGAATATTAA
- a CDS encoding homoserine dehydrogenase, with product MTVASAEGINGNYPGKGIGTPVGIAVLGKGTVGTEVLRLLSEFSSNLENRIGGPIEVRGVAVSDVDKHKDAPEVQGLYLTADASELVTRDDVDIVVELIGGIDYPRQLVLEALNAGKSVVTANKALVAAHGSELADAANAAGVDLYYEAAVAAAIPVVGMLRRSLAGDQVQRISGIVNGTTNFILDAMASTGASYEEALAEATRLGYAEADPTADVEGHDAASKAAILASMGFHTRVTFDDVHCEGITKITADDIAAAKKSNQTIKLLAICERLLDENGNTTGINARVHPTLVPNEHPLATVDKSYNAIFVEAEAAGRLMFYGNGAGGAPTASAVLGDLVGAARNKVHGGRAPAENPYADYPIVAFDDVTTRYHINMTVNDRVGVLADLTARFAKAGVSLSAVRQEESGDEAHLIVVTHGAREAALNGIVEELTGHDDVKAVNSVIRLDA from the coding sequence ATGACAGTTGCCAGCGCTGAAGGCATCAACGGAAATTACCCCGGCAAGGGCATCGGCACCCCGGTGGGTATTGCCGTGTTGGGCAAGGGCACCGTGGGCACGGAAGTGCTGCGACTGCTCAGCGAATTCTCCTCGAACTTGGAGAATCGCATCGGTGGCCCGATCGAGGTTCGCGGCGTGGCTGTCTCCGACGTGGACAAGCACAAGGACGCGCCTGAAGTCCAGGGACTTTACTTGACTGCGGATGCGAGCGAACTGGTCACACGCGACGACGTAGACATTGTCGTCGAACTTATCGGTGGCATTGACTACCCGCGCCAGCTGGTCCTCGAAGCACTCAACGCTGGAAAGTCGGTGGTGACGGCAAACAAGGCGCTCGTCGCAGCGCACGGTTCCGAGTTGGCTGATGCTGCGAACGCAGCCGGCGTCGACCTGTACTACGAAGCAGCCGTCGCTGCCGCGATCCCCGTGGTCGGCATGCTGCGCCGTTCGCTCGCGGGCGACCAGGTGCAGCGCATCTCCGGCATTGTTAACGGCACCACGAACTTCATCCTGGACGCGATGGCTTCCACCGGCGCGAGCTACGAGGAGGCGCTGGCTGAGGCAACCCGTTTGGGCTACGCCGAGGCTGACCCGACTGCGGACGTCGAAGGCCACGACGCGGCCTCCAAGGCAGCGATCCTTGCGTCCATGGGCTTCCACACCCGTGTGACGTTCGACGACGTCCACTGCGAGGGCATCACCAAGATCACCGCAGACGACATCGCGGCAGCGAAGAAGTCCAACCAGACGATTAAGCTGCTGGCCATCTGTGAGCGTCTCTTGGACGAAAACGGCAACACCACCGGCATTAACGCACGTGTGCACCCGACGCTGGTGCCGAACGAGCACCCTCTGGCAACGGTGGACAAGAGCTACAACGCCATCTTCGTCGAGGCAGAAGCAGCCGGCCGCCTGATGTTCTACGGCAACGGCGCCGGCGGTGCCCCAACCGCTTCCGCCGTGTTGGGCGACCTGGTCGGTGCAGCCCGTAACAAGGTCCACGGTGGCCGTGCGCCGGCGGAGAACCCGTACGCGGACTACCCGATTGTGGCGTTTGACGATGTGACCACGCGTTACCACATCAACATGACCGTCAACGACCGCGTCGGCGTGCTCGCAGACCTCACGGCTCGCTTTGCTAAGGCAGGGGTGTCGCTTTCCGCGGTCCGTCAGGAGGAATCTGGCGACGAGGCACACCTGAT